In Microbulbifer agarilyticus, the DNA window AGATAGACTGGAGCGCCCTGGAAACACTGGAATCAGTGAATACGCAGCTGGCAGAAGCGGGTATTTGCCTGCACCTGTCGGAAGTGAAAGGGCCGGTGATGGATAACCTGCAGCAGAGCGGCTTCGTGGAAGAAATTTCCGGGCAGATCTTTTTTACCCAGTATCAGGCATTTACCTATTTGCGTAACGAAATGGATTCACGGACGGATTAAGTTTTCACCGCTGTGACGCAAACAGGTAGGGAAACAGTGCGCGCTTCTCGTCGTCACTGAGCGACTCCACTCGCACAATATTGTTGTGCGGGATGGATTCCGGGTCCGGATAATTTTTCAGGCCGCGCTCCATGCTGGCTTCCCGCAGGATATGCAGAATCGGGTAGGGGGAGCGGTTGGTGAGATTTTCCGGATCTTCGGGCTCGGTGTCCGCAAACTGATAGTGGGGGTGGAAGCTGGCGATCTGGTAGGTGCCCTCATAGCCCTGGCGTTTCAGTAGCCACTCGGCGTCATCCAGAAAGAAATTGTACTCGAGAAAGTCGCGCAGCTGCGTGGGCAGTATCAGCAGCGTGGTTTCCACCTCCTGCTCATCACAGCGATCCAGCACCTGAAATTCCTGCAACAGCTCTTCCAGTAATACCTCGTTGCATTTGTCGCCGGCAGCTTCACTCACCACAAAACGAATCTGCCCGGCGCGCAGTGGCTTGCGGGCGAAGGGGCACAGGTTCAGCCCCACGACCACATCCTGCAGCCAGCGTTCTACCTGGGCGACGATTGGATCACTGTCGGTCATATTGACTCCGGAAACGGGTTCAGGGCCCGCTTTACCACATCAGGTCGTCTGGGATTTCGTAGCCCGCGTAGGGATCGTCCTCGTCCACCGGGGCTGATTGCTCGGGCGCCTGCACAACCATGTCTGCGTTGCGTTCCGCAATCTTGTCGGCGATGACCCGCGGCACCAGTTCAAAGTGTTCCCCTTCACCGACGATCAGCAGGCGACCGGCCGTCAGGTGCTCCTGTACCGCGCTGGAGACGTAAATCTTCTTCACCTTCTTCTCAAAGGTAAAATGGTAGGCGACGTCGTTGTCACCTTTGGCACCCTTAGGCTGCTTGTTGCGCTCGATCAGCTGTTTAATCTGGGCCGCAATCGCTTTCTGCTGTGCCGCGGCTTCGCGCTGGGCGTTCAGCTCTCGGTCCTTGGCCACTTTTTCAGCGCGGGCTTGCTCCGCGGCGAGTTTGGCTTCATCCACCTGCGCTTGACCGGTGCTCTTGGCAACCTTGTTCTGCTTGCGCTTTTCTTTGCCGATTTTCTTGGCTTTTTTGCTATCTACCAGACCTGCCTTCAGCAGTTGGTCCTGGAGTGATGCCATGTTGATCTACCTGATTGATCTAACGGATGGAAAGTGATGGCGCGAATTCTAGCGGATTTGCGGAGGGGATCGCAGGGGGTAGGGGTATTCCGTGGCGGCCTCCTTGCGAATGCCGCCACGAAAGGCCATTGATCGGAGAATTACTTCTGCATGAATACCAGCTTGGCGGTCACCGGCACGATCGGGCTGATGCTATCGAGGCCCGCGACTTCGCGGAGCTTTTCGATACCTTCCAGCAGCTTGTAGTTACCGGCATTCACGATAATCGGAGTGCTGGTCGTCACCAGTAACTTGCCACCTTCGAGGCCGGTCACTTGCAGCATGGCCTTTTCGGTTTTGGTTTCTCCGTGTACTTCGACCGTGACATTGGCATCCACAGCCATGCTCTCGCCGGCCTTGAGCCCCTTCAGTTTTTCCGCATCCACATCGGTGCTGATGGTGGCCTTGGCAAACTTCGCGGTATTGAACAGCATTTTCTGCATGCGTTCGTTACGGATCGGGATGTTGGTTTCAACACTGGCCAGATCAATGGTCAGTTGTGCCTTGCCTTCATCGGATATGCCGCCACTCATGCTTTTGAAGTGGTGCATTTCCGGAATATTGCTCTTCTTCACTGAAACAAAATTCACACTGGAGTCGTCCCCGGCGAGCTGCCAGTCGGCAAGGGCTGAAAGTGGCAGGGCCAGCAGGGATGCGAGCGCTATGGACTTGAAAGACATGGTGATTCTCCTGTTTCAACCAGTAATAACCTGCAAGCACACGCGTATACGTTGGGTCTTGTGTGCTCGACTGACTTCGACCAGTCAGTTCTAGCTGAGAAACGTTATCATCCGTTGTGGCAGCTGGCCAGAGGAAGTTTGCGAATGGTAGTGAAAAAGAAAGGTAGTAAAAAAGCCGGCAAGTGCCGGCAAGGGGTTGGGGTCCCCCCGGTGGCCGCCAACGCTTGAAAGCGTTGCCGCGGCGCACCGGGAAGAGGGTGCTTCGGAGCCGCTGATAGCTGGGCCCCGGAGTCGCATCTAAGCGCCGCTAGGCATTAGCTCGCCATGGGCAGAGCCTCTTCGGTGGGGCTATCTGTATGGGCGACCGATGAGCGGATCAGGTGATCAAATGCGCCCAGCGCGGCGGTTGCGCCTGCGCCCATGGAGATGACGATCTGCTTGTAAGGCACGGTAGTGGCGTCTCCCGCGGCAAACACACCGGGCATTGATGTCGCACCGCGGCTGTCGATTTCGATCTCGCCCATGCGATTCATTTCCAACCCACTGTCGAGCAGGAACTCGGTGTTGGGCACCAGGCCAATTTGTACAAAGACCCCGGCCAGTTCGAGCTTGTTGCTCTCGCCGCTCACCCGGTCGGTGTATTGCAGGCCATTGACCTTGGCGCCATCGCCGAGCACTTCGGTGGTCTGGGCATTGGTGATGATGTCGATGTTGGCCATGGAGCGGGCCTTGCGCACCAGTACCTCGTCCGCGCGCAGGGTGTCGGCAAATTCCAGCACGGTGACGTGCTTGACGATACCGGCCAGGTCGATGGCCGCCTCAATACCGGAGTTGCCACCGCCAATCACCGCCACATGCTTGCCCTTGAAGAAGGGGCCGTCACAGTGCGGGCAGTAGGCCACACCCTTGGTACGGTATTCCGCTTCGCCGGGCACACCCAGTTCGCGCCAGCGCGCCCCGGTCGCGAGTACCACCGATTTACTGGCCAGGGTGGCGCCACTTTCCATTTGCAGTTCGATCATTTTGTCACGCGTCAGCGCAGCGGCGCGCTGGCCGGTAATGATATCGACACCATATTCTTTCACGTGCTGCTCAAGGCTTGCGGCCAGTTTTGGGCCCTCGGTGTAAGGCACCGAGATAAAGTTCTCGATACCTACGGTGTCCATTACCTGCCCGCCGAAGCGCTCGGCCACGAGGCCGGTGCGAATGCCTTTGCGTGCCGCGTAAATTGCCGCCGCCGCACCGGCCGGGCCACCGCCCAGCACCAGTACATCGTAGGGCGCGCGCTCGCTCAGCTCTTCCGCCTTGCGCGCGGCCGCACCGGTGTCGATCTTGCCGACGATCTCTTCGAGGCTCATACGGCCCTGCGCGAAATGCTCACCATTCAGGTAGACCGCGGGTACCGCCATGATCTGGCGATCATCAACTTCTTCCTGGAATAGGGCACCGTCGATCATTTCGTGGGTGATATTCGGATTTAAGGTCGCCATCAGGTTCAGCGCCTGCACCACGTCCGGGCAGTTCTGGCAGGACAGTGAAATATAGGTTTCAAAGTGGAATTCACCCGGGATATTGCGGATCTGCTCTTGCAGCGCGGCATCTACCTTAGAGGGGTGACCGCCAGCTTGTAACAGGGCGAGTACCAGTGAAGTGAATTCGTGTCCCATGGGAATACCGGCGAAGCTGACTCGGGGGCTTTCTCCTGCTGGGGCGATCGCCATGCTCGGTGTGCGGGGGCGGCGCTCTTGCTTCAAAGTAATCTTGCTAGAGAGGTCGTTGATTTCGCTGGCCAGATTACTCAGTTCAATAGCTTTTGGGCTGTCGTCGGCGGACACACTGATCTCGATCGGAGTGACGATATTCTGCAGATAGGTGTCCAATTGTTTCTTTACGTTTGCGTCCAACATCGGTGTGTCCTGAAATTCGGGTATTTATCAGAAGTTGCTGTGAAGGCGCCGATGCCGGGTGCTCTCTTGTGAGACCTTCTAAAACAGGGATGTTTTAGAAGAGCCCCCAGGGATGGGTTCCGGGGGGACGCCTAGTTCGTGTCTCACAAAGCTGCACCCGGTAGCGGCACCGCCACTAGGTTCTATTCGTATTTGTGGGGTTGCGGGCCGAAGCCCGCAGTTGAGAGTTAGATCTTGCCTACGAGGTCCAGAGAGGGAGCAAGAGTTTCTTCACCTTCTTTCCACTTGGCCGGGCAAACTTCACCCGGGTGGGCGGCGACGTACTGGGCAGCTTTGATCTTGCGCAGCAGGTCTTGGGCGTCGCGGCCGATGCCACCAGCGTTGATCTCAACGATCTGGATCTTGCCTTCCGGGTCGATCACAAAGGTGCCGCGGTCCGCGATGCCTTCTTCCTCGATCATCACACCGAAGTTGCGGGTGATGGTGCCGGTGGGGTCACCGATCATCGGGAATTGGATTTTGCCGATGGTGTCGGAGGTGTCGTGCCACGCCTTGTGGGTGAAGTGGGTATCGGTGGATACGGAGTAGATCTCAACGCCCAGCTTCTGGAACTCCGCATAGTTGTCGGCTAGGTCACCCAGCTCGGTAGGGCATACGAAGGTGAAGTCAGCAGGGTAGAAGAACACGACGGACCATTTGCCTTTCAGGTCCGCTTCAGACACGTCGAAGAAGTCGCCAGCCTGGTAAGCCTTGGCATTGAAGGGTTTTACTTCGCTGTTAATGTAGTTAGCCATGGTATTTCCTTATCTCCTGAGAGAAGTTGTGCCCCGTCTGTTTGGGCGTTGGTTGCTTGGTACGAGGGAAATACTATTGGTTGGCCTTGCCTGATTGAAATAATTGATATTTATGGTTGTGATTGCTCTAGGCTATTATTTGACACTTTCTGATAGTTTAAATTTTATTCAAAAGAAGTAGTAGGGAATCAGGGCCAGTGCGGCCCCGGTGAGTACGAAGGCGATAAGTTCCAGAGCACCATCACGGGCGACCAGCGCCAGCCCGAAGGTGATCAGGGCGAGCCCGGCAAGAGAGGCCGAGAAGGGAATGACCTCCATGACCGGAAGGAGTAGGGCAATGGGGATGCAGATACCCGCAGTGGCGACACTGCCTGCCTGATACACCATGACTCCCAGCCGCGGGCGCAACCAGTGGTCCAGGTGCGCGGCCGGTTTTGCAAACCAGTGCAGGCTGCGGATAAGCGGTTTCTTGGGGATCGAGCGAGCCAATAGCCATTTGGGTAGCCACAGATGGTGACGCAACATCACCATCTGAATCGAGACCAACAGCAGTAGTATTCCCATCAGGGTCGGTAGCCCCGGAATGCCGGAAAGCGGCGAGAGCAGGATCAGGCCGATCAACAGCAATACCGGCGCAAAGGAGCGTTCTCCAAGGGCCTTTAACACCCGCCCCAGAGTAATGCGTTCATCGCTCGCGGTCAGGCTTTCCAGTTTCTGGAGCAACTGGCTCAGATTCTGGATCTCTTCTGGCATGGTGGTGTTTGGCTGCTGGGTGTGTCAGAGGGCTCTATTTAAAAAGCATAGGGCAGCGAGCGCTCGGTTATTCCAGTTGCGATTTCCACGGGTGTGAATTTATCCGTCAAATTATCGTCGCAAAGCGTGAATTCACCTTACTGCAAATCTGCAGCACCTATATTCAGAGGCAAATGGAACATGACTCAAATAAGGGTGTAAACATGCTAAAAGCCAAAACACTTTGTACAGCCATCGCTCTGTCCATCTGCGCGCTGGGCGCCACTTCTTATTCCTTGGCTCAATCTGGTGCTCAGGAAAAATACCCCGCCGGCGAACCCAAGCCGAACAGTTTCTGGTGGCCGGACGAGTTGGATCTTTCGGTACTCCGCCGCAATGGTGCAGCCTCAAACCCTCAAGGCGAGGATTTTGATTACGTCAAGGCATTCAACAGCCTGGATTACAACGCGCTCAAGAAAGACATTGAGACCACACTCAAGACTTCCCAAGACTGGTGGCCGGCCGATTACGGCCATTACGGCCCTCTGATGATTCGGATGTCCTGGCATGCCTCCGGTACCTACCGTGTCATGGATGGTCGCGGGGGAGCGGTTGGCGCCCAACAACGCCTCGAACCCCTGAATAGCTGGCCGGACAATGCGAGCCTGGACAAGGCTCGTCGCCTGCTGCTGCCGGTAAAGCAGAAGTACGGCAATAAAATTTCCTGGGCAGATTTGATGGCGCTGACCGGCAATGTGGCACTGGAATCCATGGGTTTTGAGACCTTTGGTTTTGCCGGTGGCCGAGAAGATGACTGGGTGGCGGACCTAGTGTACTGGGGGCCTGAAACCAAATGGCTTGCAGACAAACGCTATAAAGGGGATCGCAAGCTGGATCGGCCGTTGGCGGCGGTGCAGATGGGGTTGATCTATGTGAACCCGGAAGGCCCAAATGGCAATCCGGACCCGGTTGCGGCGGCAAAAGATATTCGCGAGACCTTTGGCCGTATGGCGATGAACGATGAGGAAACTGTCGCACTGATCGCCGGCGGGCATGCCTTCGGTAAGGCCCATGGCGCGGTTAAGGTCGATTGTATTGGAAAGGAGCCGGCGGCCGCAGGCATAGAGGAGCAGGGGTTCGGCTGGAAGAATAAGTGCGGTACCGGCAAAGGCATCGATGCATTTACCAGTGGCCTTGAGGGCGCTTGGTCGGTGACCCCGATCCGGTGGAGTAATCAGTATCTGGAGAACCTGTTCAAATTCAATTGGGTAAAAACCAAAAGTCCGGCGGGCGCTACTCAGTGGATTCCGGAAAACAACCAGGCGGCCAATCTGGTGCCGGATGCCCATGACAAATCCAAGCGCCATGCACCAATTATGTTTACCACCGACCTGTCACTGAAGATGGATCCGGCCTATAAGGCGATCTCCCAGCGCTTTCTGGAAAACCCGGACGAGCTGCAGAAAGCCTTCGCCAAGGCCTGGTTTAAATTGCTGCATCGGGATCTTGGTCCCAAGTCCCGCTACCTGGGGCCAGAGGTGCCGAAAGAGGATCTGATCTGGCAGGACCCGATTCCCGCCGTAGATTTCACGTTGATCAGTGAAGGCGACGCCGAAAACCTCAAGAAAAAAATCCTCGCCTCTGGCCTGACGGTCCCGGAACTTGTACGTACCGCTTGGGCGGCGGCCGCTTCCTATCGCGATTCGGATGCCCGCGGTGGCGCTAATGGTGGGCGTATTCGCCTGGCGCCGCAAAAAGATTGGCCGGTAAATTCCCCCGCAGAGCTGTCGAAGGTGCTCGCCAAGCTCGAAGGTATCCAGAAGGATTTCAATGGTGGGCTCGGCGGCGGCAAGAAAATCTCGTTCGCCGATACCGTGGTCCTGGCCGGTAACGCCGGGGTGGAAGAAGCGGCAAAGAAAGCCGGCTATAGCGTCAAGGTGCCATTCACACCGGGGCGCAATGACGCCACTGCCGAGCAGACCGACGTCAAATCTTTCGGCTGGCTAGAACCACGTGCGGACGCGTTCCGGAATTACTATGGCAAGGGCAACGTGCTGTCGCCAACGGAAGCGATGGTGGACAAGGCCAGTATGCTGGATCTGACGGTGCCGGAAATGGCGGTGTTGATCGGTGGCATGCGCACTATGAACACTAATAGTGACAAATCTGCGAACGGGGTATTCACCGATAAGCCCGGCACCCTGAGCAATGATTTCTTCGTCAATCTGGTGGATATGTCGACCGAGTGGAGCAGGTCGGGAGAGGGGCTGTTCGAGGGTAAAGACCGCAAGACCGGTAACGTCAAATGGTCGGCAACACCCGTGGACCTGATCTTTGGTTCCAATGCCGAGCTGCGCGCCGTTGCCGAGTACTACTCGGAAGACGATGCCAAGCAGAAATTTGTCGATGACTTCGCGAAAGCTTGGCACAAGGTAATGAACCTCGACCGTTAAGCGTTGGCGGTGATCCATTCTCGCTGTTGAGCGTAGTTAGAATTTAACTGCGCTTCCCAGCGAGGATCCCCCCTGCGAGGCGAGCATTACCTCCACAAGCGGATATCAGATGAACATATCGACTGCAGTAATCAGATTCACTGTCTTTGTCATCTTTGTGGCAAGCGCCTTTCACTTTGGCCGCGCGAGCGCTGCGGAGTTGGAAGTGCGGGTGCTAAACCCGCCAGCCGATGGCAATCTGATTTTTCAGGTGTACGACAACCCGGATGCATTTGGTGACTTTCGCAGTCCTCGCAGTGAGATGGTCATGGGGGTAAATGCGGAAGGTGTATACCGTTTGTCCGGTGTACCGAGTGGCACCATCGCGGTGCTGGTGTACGCAGATGAAAACAATAACGGCGCCCTGGACCGAACCTTTATCGGGATTCCCAAAGAGCCGATTGGCTTGTCAAACAGCTATCGCCCCAAGGGGCCGCCGAGCTTTCAGCGCGCAAGCTTCTATCTCGCCGACGGCCAAACCACCACCATCGATATAGAACTGTTCCAGGTACTTGGCGAGGCCGGGCAGTGGGGTGTGGGTATTGGCGTGATCGGGCGCAGCAGTCCCTACGTGGGCTCTGATTCGGCGGTCACCCAGGTTATCCCTGCCATTACCTATTTCGGCGAGCGGCTACAGTGGGTGGGCCCGAGCCTGCGTTACGGGATTTGGGGGAGTGACACCCTGCGTTTCGCAGTGAATGCCACCTACCGTGTGGGGGCTTACGAAGAGAGCGATAGCCCGATCCTGGTTGGTCTCGGAGACCGCGACAGCACCCTAATGGCCGGCGTCGGCCTGGTGTACGACGGTCCCAACCGCATTGATGTGGATTTTCGCTATCAGCACGATGTGCTGGACCGCTTTGGCGGCGGTACCGCAGAATTCCGCGTGTCCAAGGGGTTCCAGACTGGCAATGTCAGCTGGGGACCATCTTTGGGGGTGAACTGGCTGAGTAGTGATCTCGCCAACTATGACTTCGGGGTGCCCATCTGGGCGGGCAACCCCGTCAGGCCCGCATATGACGTCGGCAGTACGGTTACGGTCGAAGGCGGCGTTGGCGGAATCCTGGAGATCACCGAGCACTGGCGCCTGGTCATCGACCTGAACGTGGAATACTTGGGTGATGACATCTCGGATAGCCCCATCGTCGACGACAATCACGTACTCAAGGGCTTCGCCGCGATTACCTACACCTTCTGATCGGCCACAGGGCCCAATCACTGGGCCCAGCGGTCCACCCGTTGATCGGGCGCGAGCCAAAAGGTATCGCTGCCAACATTTTTCTGTGGGTCCATTTTCAAGCAGAGACGCAGCGCCAGAGGTCAGGGCTCGCGCCGCAAGTCAAGTCTGCACATTTCATTTTAAATCATTAGAATGCGCGGCCTTTTGGCCCTGTTGATCCAGCCCGTTTCCTTACGGCGCTGGCCTCCGTGATGTTGACTGAGGAATTATGATCGTATTCACCCTGACCAATAGCGAAACCGATGAAGTATGGGTGGGCACTGCCCGCGATGGCGTGACCCCCGAGGCGCGTTTTCGACAGATCCAAGACGCTGTTGCCCTGGGTATCGACCACCCGTTTTACCATGAGCTGAAGGCCTTTGGTGCCCATGCTTTTGAGGTGGAACTGTTTGCGGCGGTGGAAGACCGCCTTGAGCAGCAGGAAATGGTAGAGGAAGCGCTGGATACCTATAACGCTAAAAGCCTGGTGGGCATAAAGACCGTGCGCTCCGGCACCACCAAAGCGGCTCTGGCGCCTAAGCCGAAGGCCAGACCCCGTGCCACTGCCTCCAAAACCGTGACCAAGGTAACTGCCAAACGCACCACTAAACCGGCAAAAGAAAAGATTGCTACTGGTCGCACCGGCAGCGCGGCACGCGAGCGTGCGATTAAGGCTGGTATTGAAGCAGAGAAGGCCGCCATAGCTGCCGCCAAGGCGAAAAGAGTGCAGGATGAGGCGGATGAGATGAAGAAGATTCTGGCCGCACTGGATTCCCGTGGGTCGAGCATGGCACGCCGATAAGCAGTAGTCATATCCAAGAAAGAAAGGCGCCTGCGGGCGCCTTTGTGGTATTTAACTTTTGTAAAAGTAGACTTGCAGGGGAGTAGGCTAAGCTGTTGCCAACGTGCAAGAGAAAAGAGAATGGGGGCGTGCGGTGGAGTTTATTCTTTACTCATTGGTGGCGTCGGTCGTTTTGACCCTGTTGGTGAACCTGATTCCGCTGGTGTTTCCCGATGCCGCGAGCAAGGCGCAAAAGAAGATAGAAGAGAATGCCCGCCGCGCAATTGAGCAGCATGAAGATCCGGAAAGGCCCAGAGTAAAGGTGTTCTTTCCCTGGAAAGCTATGATTCTCGCTTCAATTCTGCTGACAATACTGGTGAATCTTATCGCCTATTTGACTCGGGGATAGCGCCAGCTTGAGCGCGCCTTGGAGCAGGTATCAGATACTTAGTGTGCTGCTAGTCCGGCAGTGTTTTTGCCTGCATTGATACTTGCTTGGTTGGCCCGTTGGCACTTTCCGCTCTTCCACTTCCCCCAATTCGCTGTTTGCCGACTTCGGCAAATCCTATTCGTGTGTGAAAACGTTGCGATGGGAGGTTTGGCGGTTCAAGGTTGTACTCGCAGGTTACCAGGTGAATACCGTTTGTTCGCGCCTCAACAAACAGGTCCTCATACAGAGCAGTGGCAACGCCACCGCCGGCAGCACTTGGGCTTACAATGATCCTGTCTACATAAATGAATTTTTGATACCGCTCGGCAAACCATCTGAAATTGCTACCGTCATAAGTTGACTGGTTACTGAATGCGATCAGGAACCCGGCAAAGCTATCTCCGAAAGCGGCAACTTTGTGATAACTGCTCTGCGCATGCATCTGCTCCAGACGATCACGTGTAAGTTGGCTCGTCTCGGTCTCAAATTGCCTATTCAAATCGAGTATTTGGGGAAAGTCTCCCGGTTGAGCGCAGCGGATTTGCAGTGTGTCGTGAGGTGGACGTTGGCTGGTATTTTCGGGGTTAAAATTTGTCATTATTCTTTAGGTGGAGGTTGTTGATCTTGCTGATCCCCAGCGCTTTCAGTACCAGGTTTCTGCAAAAGCGCAGCGTGGGGTACACAATATGTGCCACTGTATTGGACCGAAAGATAACGTAATTAACCCGGTTAAAAAAACCGCTGCGGCCACCCAGTAGAGAGAGCATGTGAATCGCATCGGAACCGTAATAAAGCTGCCTGCCAACTTGCAGCACCATACCCTGGTCGATATCCAACCCGCGTCGGGTGACTTCACCAAGCAGCTCGCTATCTTCCCGCGCATCAATCAGCGTTAGGTTGCCCAAATCTTCGCGAATTCGAACCAGGTTGCAATAGTAGTCGCACATGGGGCACTGCTTGTCGTAGAGCAGCAGGATCTCTTGGTTCTCAGGCTGTAGCTCGGGGCGTTTCTCCGAGGGTGCTCGTGTTTCACTCATTTCCTATTGCGTACGTCCTTGCTGTTGTCAGCTCTCCGCCGCTTGGAAGCGGGCAATCTGGCGGTGCATCACGTGAAACCAAACCGGGGGTAACAGGGCCACCAGCATCATTCCCGGATAGCCGGTGGGCATTTGCGGGCTGGCTTCATGATGGCGGAGGATCGGGTAGGGGCGGCTTGCTCGCGCGTGGTGGTCGGAGTGGCGGGACAGCTCAAACAGTGTGAGCCGGCCTAAAATATGGTTGGAATTCCACGAATGCACCGGAGAAACACGCTCGTAACGCGTGCCCTGTTTTACCCGTTGCAGCCCGTAATGCTCGATATAGTTGACTGTCTCCAGTAGTAGGATGCCTCCGGTCGCCGCGATCAAAAAGCAGACTCCGGCTTTCACACCCAAAAAACCGAAGATCATTGCAACGGCGAAAACCTGCATGAACTGCCAGCGGAGCATTTGGTTATGAAGGGAAAACCAGTGCCGTTCTTGTTTGGCGAGTCGCACATTTTCCAACTGCCAAGCAGACAGGTAACCCGTGTAGATTGAGCGTATCCAGAAGTGGTAAAGCGTTTCCCCTCTGCGCGCACTGGCTGGATCTTCTGTTGTGGCAACGCGCCGGTGATGGTCGCGGTTGTGCTCGACAAAGAAGTGGGTATTTAGTGAGGAGAGCAGGAGCAGCTTGGCGGCAAACTGGGGAAGTTGCTTTGGGCGGTGGCCTAACTCGTGTGCGACATTGATACCAAAGGTGCCGCACATTAATCCCAGGCTGATGACTGCACCGACGAGTGGCAGTCCGTGCAAGTCGGGTAATACGAAAAAGAAGTAGCCCAGTAGTCCATACTGAACCGGCACAGCCAGGTACAGTAACAAGTCATACAGCGGATCAGATTCCACGGATTTTTCTTCCAGCTCGGTTAGGTTTGATACGGGTGCCGGCAGGAGGAGTTCGAGCAGCGGTAATATGCCATAGGTATAGAGCAGGGGAATGAACGTCCACATTCCGCCCTGACTAAGGCCCAGCAAGACGAGTAAAGGCAAGATGTAGGCCGCCAAATAGCGACCGGCGCGCAGAGAGTGCATAGAGCCTCCTTTGCTGTCTCCCACAGAATTATTGTTTTCGCTATCGGTGCTGCACCCTGTCGAGTGCATACATCAAGCTGTCGGAGTGATTGGCTACCCAAGGATTAAAGCGTGATTTAGCGCCCGCTGGCAATAGCATCCTTGGCTGAAACCAGTCGGTTATCCTAGGCGCGCCACTTGCTGGTATCTCACTCTGGCAGACCTTCGAAAATCTGATCCAAAACGAGTGTTTGTTGCGCGGGGCCGGGTGCAAGGCTCAGGGCGAGTAGTTTTTTGGCGACCTGGTCTCCGGTAATTGGGCGGTATTTCCTCAAACCGGGAAGTTTGCACAGTGTTGGTAGCAGCCAGGCCGCGAACTGCTCGCCTGCTCGCGCGTGATCGCGAGAGCCCAGCAGTAATGAGGGCTGCAGTATGCTGATGTGTTTGAACGGAAGTTGCAGCACCTGCTGCTCCAGCTCGCCCTTCATCTTCAGGTAAGCACTCAGGCTCTCGGCGTTGGCCCCGCTAGAGGAAACCAGCAAGTAGTGTGGCACAGCATTTTTTGCTGCAAGCTGCGCGGCTGCTAATTGATAATCCAAATCAACCTGTCGCTGTGCTGCGATTGAGCCCGCCTGTTTTTTTGTGGTGCCGAGACAGGAGAATAGGCAGTCACCTGAAAACAGCGATTGGTAATCCTCGAGCTGGTCGAAATTCACTACATGATTTTCGACCTTGGGCGACTGGTGTGGTGCGGGCCTGCGGGTGAGTGTGACGACGTGCGTAAAATTGTCGGAGTTTACTAATTGCTCCACCAGTGCCTGGCCAACCAGCCCGGTGGCTCCCAGTACGATCGCAGTTTTGGCCATTTTCCGGTCCGTCTTTCATGCCGTAAGCAGGCA includes these proteins:
- a CDS encoding DUF1415 domain-containing protein; this encodes MTDSDPIVAQVERWLQDVVVGLNLCPFARKPLRAGQIRFVVSEAAGDKCNEVLLEELLQEFQVLDRCDEQEVETTLLILPTQLRDFLEYNFFLDDAEWLLKRQGYEGTYQIASFHPHYQFADTEPEDPENLTNRSPYPILHILREASMERGLKNYPDPESIPHNNIVRVESLSDDEKRALFPYLFASQR
- a CDS encoding DUF2058 domain-containing protein, with translation MASLQDQLLKAGLVDSKKAKKIGKEKRKQNKVAKSTGQAQVDEAKLAAEQARAEKVAKDRELNAQREAAAQQKAIAAQIKQLIERNKQPKGAKGDNDVAYHFTFEKKVKKIYVSSAVQEHLTAGRLLIVGEGEHFELVPRVIADKIAERNADMVVQAPEQSAPVDEDDPYAGYEIPDDLMW
- a CDS encoding YceI family protein, coding for MSFKSIALASLLALPLSALADWQLAGDDSSVNFVSVKKSNIPEMHHFKSMSGGISDEGKAQLTIDLASVETNIPIRNERMQKMLFNTAKFAKATISTDVDAEKLKGLKAGESMAVDANVTVEVHGETKTEKAMLQVTGLEGGKLLVTTSTPIIVNAGNYKLLEGIEKLREVAGLDSISPIVPVTAKLVFMQK
- the ahpF gene encoding alkyl hydroperoxide reductase subunit F; its protein translation is MLDANVKKQLDTYLQNIVTPIEISVSADDSPKAIELSNLASEINDLSSKITLKQERRPRTPSMAIAPAGESPRVSFAGIPMGHEFTSLVLALLQAGGHPSKVDAALQEQIRNIPGEFHFETYISLSCQNCPDVVQALNLMATLNPNITHEMIDGALFQEEVDDRQIMAVPAVYLNGEHFAQGRMSLEEIVGKIDTGAAARKAEELSERAPYDVLVLGGGPAGAAAAIYAARKGIRTGLVAERFGGQVMDTVGIENFISVPYTEGPKLAASLEQHVKEYGVDIITGQRAAALTRDKMIELQMESGATLASKSVVLATGARWRELGVPGEAEYRTKGVAYCPHCDGPFFKGKHVAVIGGGNSGIEAAIDLAGIVKHVTVLEFADTLRADEVLVRKARSMANIDIITNAQTTEVLGDGAKVNGLQYTDRVSGESNKLELAGVFVQIGLVPNTEFLLDSGLEMNRMGEIEIDSRGATSMPGVFAAGDATTVPYKQIVISMGAGATAALGAFDHLIRSSVAHTDSPTEEALPMAS
- the ahpC gene encoding alkyl hydroperoxide reductase subunit C is translated as MANYINSEVKPFNAKAYQAGDFFDVSEADLKGKWSVVFFYPADFTFVCPTELGDLADNYAEFQKLGVEIYSVSTDTHFTHKAWHDTSDTIGKIQFPMIGDPTGTITRNFGVMIEEEGIADRGTFVIDPEGKIQIVEINAGGIGRDAQDLLRKIKAAQYVAAHPGEVCPAKWKEGEETLAPSLDLVGKI
- a CDS encoding exopolysaccharide biosynthesis protein, whose translation is MPEEIQNLSQLLQKLESLTASDERITLGRVLKALGERSFAPVLLLIGLILLSPLSGIPGLPTLMGILLLLVSIQMVMLRHHLWLPKWLLARSIPKKPLIRSLHWFAKPAAHLDHWLRPRLGVMVYQAGSVATAGICIPIALLLPVMEVIPFSASLAGLALITFGLALVARDGALELIAFVLTGAALALIPYYFF
- the katG gene encoding catalase/peroxidase HPI encodes the protein MLKAKTLCTAIALSICALGATSYSLAQSGAQEKYPAGEPKPNSFWWPDELDLSVLRRNGAASNPQGEDFDYVKAFNSLDYNALKKDIETTLKTSQDWWPADYGHYGPLMIRMSWHASGTYRVMDGRGGAVGAQQRLEPLNSWPDNASLDKARRLLLPVKQKYGNKISWADLMALTGNVALESMGFETFGFAGGREDDWVADLVYWGPETKWLADKRYKGDRKLDRPLAAVQMGLIYVNPEGPNGNPDPVAAAKDIRETFGRMAMNDEETVALIAGGHAFGKAHGAVKVDCIGKEPAAAGIEEQGFGWKNKCGTGKGIDAFTSGLEGAWSVTPIRWSNQYLENLFKFNWVKTKSPAGATQWIPENNQAANLVPDAHDKSKRHAPIMFTTDLSLKMDPAYKAISQRFLENPDELQKAFAKAWFKLLHRDLGPKSRYLGPEVPKEDLIWQDPIPAVDFTLISEGDAENLKKKILASGLTVPELVRTAWAAAASYRDSDARGGANGGRIRLAPQKDWPVNSPAELSKVLAKLEGIQKDFNGGLGGGKKISFADTVVLAGNAGVEEAAKKAGYSVKVPFTPGRNDATAEQTDVKSFGWLEPRADAFRNYYGKGNVLSPTEAMVDKASMLDLTVPEMAVLIGGMRTMNTNSDKSANGVFTDKPGTLSNDFFVNLVDMSTEWSRSGEGLFEGKDRKTGNVKWSATPVDLIFGSNAELRAVAEYYSEDDAKQKFVDDFAKAWHKVMNLDR